A single region of the Cucumis melo cultivar AY chromosome 3, USDA_Cmelo_AY_1.0, whole genome shotgun sequence genome encodes:
- the LOC103496553 gene encoding receptor protein-tyrosine kinase CEPR2, which yields MEKCPVYPLRSLLMLLFILSLFVPSMPLPTETQALLRFKENLKDPTGFLNSWIDSESPCGFSGITCDRASGKVVEISLENKSLSGEISPSISVLQWLTTLSLASNHISGELPNQLINCSNLRVLNLTDNEMVKRIPDLSQLKKLEVLDLSINFFSGQFPIWVGNLTGLVSLGLGQNEFEVGEIPESIGNLKNLTWLYLANAQLRGEIPESLFELKALKTLDLSRNELSGKISKSISKLQNLNKLELFVNKLTGEIPPEISNLTLLQEIDISANSLYGQLPEEVGNLRNLVVFQLYENNFSGKLPEGFGNMQNLIAFSIYRNNFSGEFPVNFGRFSPLNSIDISENQFSGIFPQFLCEKRKLEFLLALENRFSGELPFALAECKSLQRFRINNNQMSGSIPDGVWALPNAKMIDFSDNEFIGIISPNIGLSTSLSQLVLPNNKFSGNLPSELGKLTNLERLYLSNNKFDGEIPSEIGFLRQLSSLHLEVNSLNGSIPLEIGNCERLVDVNFAQNSLSGSIPSSFSLISSLNSLNLSSNKLSGIIPESLEKMKLSSIDLSGNQLFGRVPSSLLAMSGDKAFLDNKELCVDENYRERINTTLVTCTGKNSQKGVLNDELLFFSIIVSILVCVLAGLAFVSYNCSKISQTDPEASREGDRQGAPKWKIASFHQVEIDADEICSFEEENLIGSGGTGKVYRLDLKKNGNTVAVKQLRKGDAMKVLAAEMEILGKIRHRNILKLYACLMREGSSYLVFEYMTNGNLYEALQRQIKGGQPELNWYQRYKIALGAARGVAYLHHDCSPPIIHRDIKSTNILLDGDYEPKIADFGVAKVADQFQSASEHSSLAGTHGYIAPELAYTPKVSEKSDVYSYGVVLLELITGRRPIEDEYGEGKDIVYWISTHLDDRDNALKLLDIRVASEAIQNDMIKVLKIAVLCTTKLPSLRPSMREVVKMLSDADPYSSSMSLNNSSNKNIKDFV from the exons ATGGAGAAGTGCCCTGTTTATCCTCTTCGTTCCCTGTTGATGCTCCTATTCATTTTGAGTCTTTTTGTTCCAAGTATGCCTCTTCCGACCGAGACTCAAGCGTTGCTTCGTTTCAAAGAGAATCTCAAAGACCCGACAGGTTTTCTTAATTCTTGGATTGATTCTGAATCCCCTTGTGGATTCTCTGGGATTACTTGCGACCGGGCTTCTGGAAAAGTTGTAGAAATTTCCTTGGAAAACAAGTCACTTTCTGGTGAGATTTCTCCATCCATTTCTGTTCTGCAATGGCTCACAACACTTTCATTGGCCTCAAACCATATTTCTGGGGAGCTTCCCAACCAACTAATCAACTGTAGCAATCTTAGAGTATTGAATCTCACTGATAATGAAATGGTTAAGAGGATTCCTGATCTTTCTCAGCTAAAAAAATTGGAGGTTCTAGATCTATCAATCAACTTCTTTTCAGGCCAATTCCCAATTTGGGTTGGAAATTTAACTGGATTGGTTTCTCTAGGACTTGGTCAAAATGAGTTCGAGGTTGGTGAGATTCCAGAATCTATTGGAAATTTGAAGAATTTAACTTGGCTATATCTGGCAAATGCACAATTGAGAGGGGAAATACCAGAGTCTCTCTTTGAATTGAAGGCATTAAAGACATTGGATCTTTCAAGGAACGAGCTTTCTGGTAAAATCTCCAAGTCAATATCCAAGTTGCAAAATCTGAATAAGCTTGAGCTGTTCGTTAACAAGTTGACTGGAGAAATTCCACCAGAGATTTCAAACCTTACCCTTCTACAAGAAATTGATATTTCTGCTAATAGTTTGTATGGCCAGTTGCCAGAAGAGGTTGGGAACTTAAGGAATTTGGTGGTTTTTCAGTTGTATGAAAACAACTTCTCTGGAAAACTTCCTGAAGGATTTGGAAATATGCAAAACCTTATTGCATTTTCAATCTATAGGAACAATTTTTCTGGAGAATTTCCAGTGAACTTCGGCAGATTTTCTCCGCTCAACAGTATCGACATATCTGAGAACCAATTTTCAGGGATCTTTCCTCAGTTCTTGTGTGAGAAAAGGAAGTTGGAGTTCTTACTTGCTCTGGAAAATAGATTTTCTGGAGAGCTGCCATTTGCTTTAGCTGAGTGCAAATCACTGCAAAGATTCAGAATTAACAATAATCAAATGTCTGGCAGCATTCCAGATGGGGTATGGGCTCTTCCTAATGCAAAAATGATTGACTTTAGTGATAATGAATTCATTGGAATTATATCCCCAAACATTGGTCTATCTACTAGCTTGAGCCAGTTGGTTTTGCCAAACAATAAGTTTTCTGGTAACCTTCCATCAGAGCTTGGCAAGTTGACAAACTTAGAGAGGCTCTATTTGAGTAATAACAAGTTCGATGGAGAAATACCTTCTGAAATTGGTTTCCTCAGGCAACTTTCATCGTTACACCTGGAAGTAAATTCATTGAATGGATCAATCCCATTAGAGATCGGTAACTGTGAAAGACTTGTGGACGTAAATTTTGCTCAAAACTCTCTGAGTGGTAGCATTCCATCTTCATTTTCGTTAATCAGCTCTTTGAACTCCCTGAACCTGTCAAGCAACAAACTTTCAGGTATAATCCCAGAATCCTTGGAGAAGATGAAACTAAGTTCGATTGATTTGTCAGGAAATCAGCTGTTCGGAAGAGTTCCATCCAGTCTTCTGGCAATGAGTGGAGACAAAGCATTTTTGGACAACAAAGAACTCTGTGTTGATGAAAACTACAGAGAAAGGATAAATACCACCCTGGTAACTTGTACTGGAAAGAATAGTCAGAAAGGGGTGCTTAATGATGAACTTCTATTTTTCAGTATCATAGTTTCCATCTTGGTTTGTGTATTAGCAGGGCTAGCGTTTGTAAGTTATAATTGCTCGAAGATCAGTCAGACTGACCCAGAGGCCAGTCGGGAAGGGGACCGACAAGGAGCTCCAAAATGGAAAATTGCATCATTCCATCAAGTGGAAATCGATGCAGATGAAATATGCAGctttgaagaagaaaatttgatAGGGAGTGGAGGAACAGGAAAAGTTTATCGGTTGGATCTCAAGAAAAATGGCAATACAGTGGCTGTTAAACAACTCCGGAAAGGAGATGCAATGAAGGTTTTGGCTGCAGAAATGGAGATTCTGGGGAAGATAAGGCATAGAAACATCTTGAAGCTCTATGCCTGCTTAATGAGAGAAGGCTCAAGTTATCTAGTTTTTGAATATATGACTAATGGCAACCTGTATGAAGCACTTCAGAGACAGATCAAAGGTGGACAGCCTGAGTTGAACTGGTATCAGAGGTACAAGATTGCACTGGGAGCAGCAAGGGGGGTTGCTTACTTGCACCATGATTGCTCACCACCTATAATTCATAGAGATATAAAATCAACAAATATACTTCTTGATGGAGATTATGAACCAAAAATTGCTGATTTTGGGGTTGCAAAAGTTGCAGATCAGTTTCAAAGTGCTTCTGAGCACAGCTCTCTTGCTGGCACTCATGGTTATATTGCTCCTG AGCTAGCATATACTCCGAAAGTTTCAGAAAAAAGTGATGTGTACAGTTATGGTGTGGTGCTATTAGAATTGATTACTGGAAGGAGACCAATAGAAGATGAATACGGAGAAGGAAAAGATATAGTCTACTGGATTTCAACACACCTCGATGACCGTGATAATGCCCTCAAGCTTCTAGACATCAGAGTTGCATCTGAAGCCATCCAAAATGACATGATTAAGGTCCTGAAGATTGCTGTACTTTGCACAACAAAGCTTCCATCACTTCGCCCTTCGATGAGAGAGGTAGTGAAGATGCTATCGGACGCTGATCCCTACTCTTCTTCAATGTCCCTGAACAACAGTTCAAATAAAAACATTAAGGATTTTGTTTAG
- the LOC103496552 gene encoding adenylate kinase, chloroplastic yields MALHSSFTTVAYANPVSSSRQRQPIHFPYVSNNSISWTRHCRALSLPCSDVSPSLKATFSPTVTAHATPEPLRIMISGAPASGKGTQCELITQKYGLVHIAAGDLLRAEVNSGSKNGKLAKEYMEKGQLVPNDIVVLMVKERLLQPDSQENGWLLDGYPRSYSQAIALKELGFEPDLFILLEVSEEILVERVVGRRLDPITGKIYHLKYSPPDTEEVAARLTQRFDDTEEKVRLRLQTHHQNVEDVLSMYQDVTVKVNGNASKTDVFDEIDRLLRGLLEQRKAATESLAA; encoded by the exons ATGGCGCTCCATTCCAGTTTCACAACGGTTGCATACGCGAATCCAGTTTCTTCATCTAGGCAACGGCAACCAATTCATTTCCCTTACGTTTCCAACAATTCAATCTCGTGGACTCGTCACTGTCGAGCCCTAAGTCTCCCGTGTTCCGACGTTTCTCCGTCACTGAAGGCTACGTTCTCTCCCACT GTAACGGCGCATGCAACACCAGAGCCTCTTAGAATCATGATATCTGGTGCTCCCGCTTCCGGTAAAGGCACACAATGTGAACTTATTACTCAGAAA TATGGTTTGGTGCACATCGCTGCTGGAGATTTACTTAGGGCAGAAGTCAATAGTGGCAGCAAAAATGGGAAGCTGGCGAAAGAGTACATGGAGAAAGGACAATTAGTCCCTAATGATATAGTCGTGCTA ATGGTAAAGGAACGGCTGTTGCAACCTGATTCTCAAGAGAATGGTTGGCTCTTGGATGGTTATCCTAGGAGTTATTCTCAAGCAATTGCTCTCAAGGAACTTGGCTTTGAGCCTGATCTTTTCATTCTTCTTGAA GTTTCTGAAGAAATTCTTGTCGAGAGAGTTGTTGGAAGAAGATTAGATCCCATTACTGGTAAGATATATCACTTAAAGTATTCTCCTCCTGACACTGAAGAGGTTGCTGCTAGACTCACGCAGCGGTTTGATGACACTGAAGAAAAG GTGAGGTTAAGATTGCAAACTCATCACCAGAATGTGGAGGATGTTCTTTCGATGTATCAAGATGTGACAGTTAAG GTGAATGGAAATGCTTCAAAGACGGATGTATTTGATGAAATAGATAGACTGCTAAGAGGACTTCTAGAGCAACGGAAGGCTGCTACAGAATCTCTGGCCGCATAG